The genomic region AGCCTTCCGTATTACGCGGCTCCTGCCTGATTGTAAGGCCTGCCACATTCACGTCAGGAAACTCATATAAATAATTTACGATAACATCAAATAGAGGATGCCTGCTTAAATCACGGCGCGACACAAAAGAAGAAACAAGCGAAGACAAAGGATAGGACTGGTTTTTTTTAGCTTCTTTTAAAAGGACTGCCGCTTCGGCAATAAAATCTTTTAAAAGCATATCCCCTTTTGGTTTTAAACGAAGCGGAATTATATTTGAAAACATACCTACAATATTTTTCGTTTCTTCCGTATCTCTGCCGCTCATGGCTGAACCGAATGTAATATCTTCACTCGCGCAATACTTGCCTATCGTTACCGCGCAGGCCGCCATTATAATAACATAAGGCATTACGCCAAACTCTTTTGCTTTATTTAAAATCATGTTTGCTTCTATAACACTTTCCAAACGGCTGTTGCTTGCGGGCAGCACGTCAGGCCTTTTAGCTATTGCGATGGGCATGTCATTTTCAGGCACACCGTCAACGAAAATATTTTTAAAGAACTTTTTTTTCTTTTTAAGTTCTTCCTCATTGTTTTGTTGTGAAACGGCGAAGTCAAGATAATCAGCCTGTAAAGGAAGCTTTAGATTTTCATTTTCATAAAGCTGCCAAAGTTCATTTATAAAAATACTTATACCTATGCCGTCAATAATTATGTGGTGCGCCTCAAAAAGAAAAATATTCTTTTTTTGTCCGACTTTAAAAAGAGTAAAGCGGAATAATTTATCATTGGAGATATCATACGGTTTATTGGAAGCGTTTATTTCTTCTTTAGCGAGTTGTAAGGAACATTCTTTGATTGTAAGAACATTTGATACTTTATCAAAAATTTTACGGATAAATTTATTTTCCCGCAAAGGATAGTGGGAACGCATAATCCTATGCCTTTCAATAAGACGGCAAAGGGCTTTCTCAAACTTTATTTCGTCCAGCTCGCCCGTTATTGTAAACTCAAATTTAATGTTATATACAGTGCTGCCGGGGTTTATGCCGTATTCTGTAATTATTTGGCGTTCATTATATGTAAGGGGCCAAACTTCGGGAGTTGTTTTTCTTTGTTGTATGGGCATGATAGGTTTCCTTAAAATTATAAAATTTTTATTTCCCCGGTTTTTTCGATGCGGCCTTTATCTCCTGTTTTAAATAAAAAGGGCTCCGCGGCCACGGGAAGAAAAACGCTGTAAAACGGATTAGGGATAAGAGTTTCTTTAGTCCGTTTATCCTCATAAAGCTGTTTGCCCGCTATATACACATCTCCAATTTCACCGTTAAGGCAGGGCAGCATTAAGTCATTTAAAACATATAAAACACTGTTTTCAAAATCTTTATATTTTAATTCAAAACCTTTAAAAAGAGTGTCATATTCATCACATAAAGAGCCTTTATCCTTAATTTTTGCTAAAAGTTCCTTTTCAAAAGCCATAGGCACGGCGTCTTTAGGCTCATACAAAAGGCCGGGCGCGCAAACTTCTAAAAATCGCGCGGTTTTATAGGCGTTTATAATCTCTTCCTCTTGCTCGCTTATAAAAACACCTTCACCGGGCATTGTAGGCATATCAATAGTTTTTTTAACGCGCATACTTTGCCGGGCAAGCGCAAAAGTCAGCTCTCTAACGCAGGGAAGCTCCCCTAAACTGTCAAAAACAGGAAGGGAAGATATTTCCGCATTCGCATAAGAAATAAAATATTTATAAAGAAAAGATTTTTTGGGATTATAAGGCTTAAGCATATTTTCTTTATGCTTTACGCCGTCAAGATAGCTGTCAAGAATCAAATCAATGCTGTTGCGGCCCAAGGCTTCCCAATAAATTTCGCTAAGCCTTCCCATAACTCTGGCGCCTGTTTCTATAAGAACCGGGCCTTCGGGTGTAAGCATTATTTCCGTGTGGGACGCGCCGTATTTAATACCCAAAACATTAAGAACTTTAAAAGTATAATCTACGCATTCTTTAAATTCCGGAGTAAGGTTTTTTATTAAAAGAGAAGCGTCGTATACAGGGTTTTTATCAACGGTTAATATTTTGTTGTAAATCATTACATCAGTTAAAATATGCTCCCCCCCGCGCGAAACGCAGTTAACAACAATTTCTTTGCCTTCTATAAACTGCTCAACCAAAACCTCGTCATTTTTTCTGCCAAAGCCGTCTTTTGTGCCTATCAAAGACTCAAAAGCCTTTTTTACGCTGTCCTTATCTTCACAAACTTTAACACCGTCAGTTCCCGCGCTCATAAGCGGTTTTATAACAATTTTTTTAAAATTATTTTTTTCAATCCAGGAAAGAGCCTCTTCAACCTTGGCTGTTTTTAAAAAAGAGATATATTTTAAGCCCGCGTTTTTAAGAGCCTGCTGCATAAGGTGCTTATCCCTTCTAAGGGCAACTGTCTTAAAATCATTGGAAGGCAGTTTAAAGTATTCGGACAAACGTTCCGCTACTTCCACGCCGCTTTCCGTACCGGGTATAACAGCGGCGAAATTATGTTTGCCAAATTCTTCCAACAAGGACTGGAGTGAATCAGGCATGAGATAAGTTGTTTGATAACTTGTCCCTATTTGCGAGGCAATGTATTTTTCAATAACATCTTGCGGAAGTGAAGTATTTTTTTCCATCCCCGAAGTAAGGTGAAAAGGAGTAATGCCTCTTTCTTTTAGGCGGTCAGCATAATATTTACCTGTGGAGTATCCGTCAACTATAAGTACTTTGCCTTTATCCATAATAAACCTTTACAATGAACTATATTAAATGAAAACCGCTCCCTTACTGAAAACTTAAGGAGCTTTATGGAAAGAAGCGACAAGGAAAGTAAACATTTTTAATAAATCTATATGAGCCTACTTCCTTAGCCGCATTTTACTTAAACAAAGATTTTCTCAAATCCCGTTTTGCGCTTTCCGCTCATATTTTCAGGCGCTTTTACCGATATAATCTATTATATCAATATTTTATATATCAATATTTTGATTTTCAATATATAATTTTTAAAAAAGATATACGTAAAACTGTTTTTTGCACCTTATCTATATATCCGAATCATTATACCCAAATCATTTTAAAAATAAAAAAAAACCCGCCGGCTTAAGCGGGGTTTTAATTTATTTATATTTAAGCGATTACGCCGTCATTTTGCGTCCATTGCCGCAAGGAATTTTCCTTGGCCTGCACAACCATATACACCATTTCGGAGTCTGGCGCGCTTTCCAATATCCTTTTGCCTTTGGGTGCCACTCTTACCAGACTTCCCTCTTCTATAGGAAAAGAAACGCCGTCAACCTCAAAAATTCCTTTGCCTTTTATAACTATGTAAACTTCTTCATTTTGTTTATGAATATGCGCGAAAGGCAGTCTTGTGCCCGCGGGAAGCAGCTGAAAAGAAATTTCAACCGAAGTGGCTTTAATCATTTCTTTTAAAAACACCTTTCCTTTTGTTTCGGTATATTTAGACAAATCATCAAATTTCCCTATATTTAACGCAGTGAAGTTTGCTTCTTCCTTAGTTATTTCCATCTTTTTAGACATATATTTATTCTCCTTTTTTAAACCTTTATAGTATAATAATAACTATTAGTATGTTTTGTAAAGTAAGCACTTAAAAGTTATCTAGCATCCTTTTAGATACTATTGTAAACATAAAAAGGAGTTCTTTATGAAAAAAAAATTACCTTTATGCCCTGTTGAAGTAACACTGTTTTTAATAGGAGATAAATGGAAAGTATTGATAATAAGGGATTTAATAAACGGCACAAAACGCTTTGGAGAACTTAAAAAATCCATAGGATCGGTAACGCAAAAAGTTTTAACTTCCAATTTACGAGAAATGGAAAAACACGGCCTTGTATTAAGAAAAGTTTATGCGGAAGTTCCGCCCAGGGTAGAATATTCTTTATCCGAAAAAGGATTAAGTTTAAGGCCTGTTTTAGATTCTTTGTATAAATGGGGTGAGAAATACCAAAAAACATCACTATAGCTATTTGTAAAAAATAAACGCCTGTCCGTAAAGCAAAACCACTTCTTCCGACGCTGAAAGGCACAATATACCGTATAAGCGCCCGGCAAACACAGCGTTTTAATATAAAACAAGATGTGTTAAGCATTATCAAAACAACTCCCATTTTAAATGTAGCGGTTAAATTCTTTTTTTGTTATACTTAACAAATAGGATAACTTTTTATATGGAAAATATTCTTTTAATAATAATTTCGTTATTTGCCTTAATTTTGCCTTTTTTAGTTGTAAAGGTTTTGGCATTTTTTTTACCCGTTTCAAAAAAAAGTAAAAACAAAAACTTAAAAAATGTTTATGTATATAATTTTATTATTAAGGAAAACTTTCAAAAACTATCCCTTTTGCAGGAACTTAACTTCTTTAGGTCTTTCTTCACTCCGGTATAGCAATTCTTTTTAATTAACCTAATTCTATTGCCCATGGCGGGCAATATTTCCGCTTTTACGCCAGTTTAGGGTATTTAAAGCGTTTGGAACGAAAAAAATTAAAAGGAAATTTATGAAATTTAAAATATTAAAAAAAGCATTATTATGTTTAATGCCGTTTTGCTGTGGAATTTATTTAAACGCGGCGGGATTCGCGCTTTATGAATTCAGCGCAAGGGGCAACGCCATGGGCGGCGCCGTACTGGCAAACAAAGCGGAACCCGCCTCCATAGCTTCAAACCCCGCTCTTATCACACAATTAGAAGGTGCCCAAATACAAGCGGGCGTAACAGCCATTATAGTTGAAGGTTCAACCTCGTTAAACAATGATAAAAGAGATTTAGAAACAGGCGTTTTTTACCTGCCGACCTTCTATTTTACCAAGCAAATGAGAGAACATATAGTCTTAGGCGTGGGTTTCTTTTCACGCTTTGGGCTTGGCGGCAAATATAAAGATTACGGCACCTGGCTGCCCGCGATATCGGAAAGACAGTCCTACAGAATGGATTTGGTAACATACTCCTTTAACCCGGTTATGGCTTCCCAAGTAACGGACGAGCTTTCTTTAGCAGGCGGTTTTGAAATTATGTACGCCAGTTTAACAGAGGAAAAAGGCCCCGGCAACGCAAACAGAATTGAAATTGAAGGTGATTCCATAACCTGGGGCGCTAACTTCGGCCTTCATTATAAGCCCGAATGGGCTGATAAATGGGCCGCCGCCGTTACTTACCGCACAAAAACAAGACATTTGGCCAGCGGAAAGGTAACGGGACACGGTTTATACAGCCCCGCCACGGGCGACGCTACCGCCGCGCTCGCTTTGCCTGATCAGCTAGCTTTCGGCCTTTCGTTTACACCTACAGAAAGGCTTATTCTTGAAGCGGGCATCACCGGCGTGTTTTGGAGTTCTTATAAACAGCTTAAAATCGATTATGACGATTTGTCAAAAGGATCTTCAAACGAGTATAAGCATTATAGGGACGTTTTCCGCCTTTCTTCCGGCATGGAATTTGCGGTAACAGAAAATTGGGATATACGTTTTGGTTATGTATATGACGAATCCCCCATTAACCCTGATTTTATGGATACAATGGTACCCGCGGATGACAGGCATATCTTCAGCACGGGTTTAGGTTATAAAAGA from Elusimicrobium minutum Pei191 harbors:
- a CDS encoding ATP-grasp domain-containing protein translates to MDKGKVLIVDGYSTGKYYADRLKERGITPFHLTSGMEKNTSLPQDVIEKYIASQIGTSYQTTYLMPDSLQSLLEEFGKHNFAAVIPGTESGVEVAERLSEYFKLPSNDFKTVALRRDKHLMQQALKNAGLKYISFLKTAKVEEALSWIEKNNFKKIVIKPLMSAGTDGVKVCEDKDSVKKAFESLIGTKDGFGRKNDEVLVEQFIEGKEIVVNCVSRGGEHILTDVMIYNKILTVDKNPVYDASLLIKNLTPEFKECVDYTFKVLNVLGIKYGASHTEIMLTPEGPVLIETGARVMGRLSEIYWEALGRNSIDLILDSYLDGVKHKENMLKPYNPKKSFLYKYFISYANAEISSLPVFDSLGELPCVRELTFALARQSMRVKKTIDMPTMPGEGVFISEQEEEIINAYKTARFLEVCAPGLLYEPKDAVPMAFEKELLAKIKDKGSLCDEYDTLFKGFELKYKDFENSVLYVLNDLMLPCLNGEIGDVYIAGKQLYEDKRTKETLIPNPFYSVFLPVAAEPFLFKTGDKGRIEKTGEIKIL
- a CDS encoding cupin domain-containing protein, translated to MSKKMEITKEEANFTALNIGKFDDLSKYTETKGKVFLKEMIKATSVEISFQLLPAGTRLPFAHIHKQNEEVYIVIKGKGIFEVDGVSFPIEEGSLVRVAPKGKRILESAPDSEMVYMVVQAKENSLRQWTQNDGVIA
- a CDS encoding winged helix-turn-helix transcriptional regulator; translated protein: MKKKLPLCPVEVTLFLIGDKWKVLIIRDLINGTKRFGELKKSIGSVTQKVLTSNLREMEKHGLVLRKVYAEVPPRVEYSLSEKGLSLRPVLDSLYKWGEKYQKTSL
- a CDS encoding OmpP1/FadL family transporter; this translates as MKFKILKKALLCLMPFCCGIYLNAAGFALYEFSARGNAMGGAVLANKAEPASIASNPALITQLEGAQIQAGVTAIIVEGSTSLNNDKRDLETGVFYLPTFYFTKQMREHIVLGVGFFSRFGLGGKYKDYGTWLPAISERQSYRMDLVTYSFNPVMASQVTDELSLAGGFEIMYASLTEEKGPGNANRIEIEGDSITWGANFGLHYKPEWADKWAAAVTYRTKTRHLASGKVTGHGLYSPATGDATAALALPDQLAFGLSFTPTERLILEAGITGVFWSSYKQLKIDYDDLSKGSSNEYKHYRDVFRLSSGMEFAVTENWDIRFGYVYDESPINPDFMDTMVPADDRHIFSTGLGYKRSNWGADISYSYMYVKDLSGTTEHGTPAKYENARSQMIGLSLKYAF